The proteins below come from a single Tachypleus tridentatus isolate NWPU-2018 chromosome 13, ASM421037v1, whole genome shotgun sequence genomic window:
- the LOC143237434 gene encoding dynein axonemal intermediate chain 2-like isoform X2, translated as MNHTEGGWPRDINPDELEQVMRFRKKVEKDETYINSMLQLGALMEHCIKQNNAINIYEEYFEEEISEEHEEIPSAKNVNIFRDPEPAQRTATYLSWSPEGRNKLAVAYAILEFQGAPGVTVNNSYIWDLDNPNQPFLTLKPSASLLCVEYCPKDQNLLVSGCYNGQLALWDIRKGSTPVEVSPIENSHRDPVYSALWLHSKTNTDCFSASTDGRIMWWDIRKLNEPTENLVLHFSKNQPPRLDKAFGACCLEYEATMPTKFMVGTEQGSVLLCNRKAKSPVEKLTAVYNAHLGPVYTLQRNPFFPKNFLTIGDWTARIWSEDIRESSILSTRYFDQALTVGCWSPCRPSVFFVTKSSGYLDVWDILYKQIDPTLSIKVADEALSSIGVHEEGQLVACGSEKGAVSLLKLSIALSNMNKNDKALMTSLLDRESRREKIIEARNREFRLKEKMKNSVAGEHEDVKVEETQEDDLIKQAEKDFYNFINSVSKQREETEENIHND; from the exons ATGAATCACACTGAAGGTGGATGGCCTCGAGATATTAATCCTGATGAATTGGAACAAGTGATGCGATTTAGAAAGAAAGTAGAGAAAGATGAGACCTACATAAATAGCATGCTTCAACTGGGAGCT CTCATGGAACATTGTATCAAACAAAACAATGCCATAAATATTTATGAGGAATACTTTGAGGAAGAAATATCAGAAGAACATGAAGAAATACCATCagcaaaaaatgtaaacattttcag aGATCCTGAACCAGCACAAAGAACTGCTACTTATTTGTCTTGGTCTCCCGAAGGGAGAAATAAATTGGCCGTTGCATATGCTATTCTTGAGTTTCAAGGTGCTCCAGGTGTTACAGTCAACAATTCCTACATATGGGACCTAG ATAATCCAAATCAACCGTTTTTGACTCTGAAACCATCTGCCTCACTACTCTGTGTAGAATATTGCCCTAAAGATCAGAATTTATTGGTTTCTGGATGTTATAATGGACAACTTG ctTTGTGGGATATCCGTAAAGGCTCTACTCCTGTTGAAGTGTCTCCAATTGAGAACAGCCATCGAGATCCGGTGTACAGTGCACTGTGGctacattcaaaaacaaacactgactGCTTCTCTGCCTCTACAGATGGCAGG ATAATGTGGTGGGACATCAGAAAGCTGAATGAACCAACAGAAAATCTTGTTCTTCATTTTTCAAAGAATCAGCCTCCAAGACTGGATAAGGCATTTGGAGCCTGCTGTTTGGAGTATGAAGCCACaatg CCAACAAAGTTTATGGTTGGAACAGAACAAGGTTCAGTTCTCTTGTGTAATCGTAAGGCAAAGTCACCAGTAGAGAAATTAACAGCAGTTTATAATGCTCATCTTGGACCTGTATATACCCTTCAAAGAAACCCATTTTTCCCAAAAAACTTTCTTACCATTGGTGACTGGACAGCTCGG ATTTGGTCTGAAGATATTCGAGAGTCTTCGATTTTATCAACAAG GTATTTCGACCAAGCTTTGACTGTTGGTTGCTGGAGTCCATGTCGTCCCTCAGTGTTTTTTGTCACTAAAAGCAGTGGATACTTAGATGTATGGGATATTCTTTACAAACAGATAGACCCAACTCTTTCTATCAAG gtgGCTGATGAAGCACTGTCCAGCATAGGAGTTCATGAAGAAGGACAACTAGTAGCCTGTGGATCAGAGAAGGGAGCAGTGTCTTTGTTAAAACTGTCCATAGCTCTGTCAAACATGAATAAGAATGACAAGGCTCTCATGACATCC TTACTAGACAGAGAATCTCGTCGTGAAAAGATAATTGAGGCAAGAAACCGCGAGTTTCGGCTTAAGgagaaaatgaaaaattctgTTGCAGGAGAACACGAAGATGTGAAAGTGGAAGAAACCCAAGAAGACGATTTAATCAAACAAGCAGAGAaagatttttataactttataaatagTGTATCGAAGCAGAGAgaagaaacagaagaaaatattcaCAATGATTAG
- the LOC143237434 gene encoding dynein axonemal intermediate chain 2-like isoform X1, with translation MDFSYVYTKQRKDFGKQCNFFDRPADILVDIVPDKNLTENFISMKYVDTGIQCANEMSEHELNTERYETRNQGMNHTEGGWPRDINPDELEQVMRFRKKVEKDETYINSMLQLGALMEHCIKQNNAINIYEEYFEEEISEEHEEIPSAKNVNIFRDPEPAQRTATYLSWSPEGRNKLAVAYAILEFQGAPGVTVNNSYIWDLDNPNQPFLTLKPSASLLCVEYCPKDQNLLVSGCYNGQLALWDIRKGSTPVEVSPIENSHRDPVYSALWLHSKTNTDCFSASTDGRIMWWDIRKLNEPTENLVLHFSKNQPPRLDKAFGACCLEYEATMPTKFMVGTEQGSVLLCNRKAKSPVEKLTAVYNAHLGPVYTLQRNPFFPKNFLTIGDWTARIWSEDIRESSILSTRYFDQALTVGCWSPCRPSVFFVTKSSGYLDVWDILYKQIDPTLSIKVADEALSSIGVHEEGQLVACGSEKGAVSLLKLSIALSNMNKNDKALMTSLLDRESRREKIIEARNREFRLKEKMKNSVAGEHEDVKVEETQEDDLIKQAEKDFYNFINSVSKQREETEENIHND, from the exons ATGGATTTCAGTTACGTTTACACAAAACAACGGAAAGACTTCGGAAAGCAGTGTAATTTTTTTGATAGACCAGCAGACATTCTAGTGGACATTGTTCCAGATAAAAACTTAACCGAAAATTTCATTTCAATGAAATATGTTGACACTGGCATTCAATGTGCAAACGAGATGTCAGAACATGAG CTCAACACAGAACGGTATGAAACAAGAAATCAAGGAATGAATCACACTGAAGGTGGATGGCCTCGAGATATTAATCCTGATGAATTGGAACAAGTGATGCGATTTAGAAAGAAAGTAGAGAAAGATGAGACCTACATAAATAGCATGCTTCAACTGGGAGCT CTCATGGAACATTGTATCAAACAAAACAATGCCATAAATATTTATGAGGAATACTTTGAGGAAGAAATATCAGAAGAACATGAAGAAATACCATCagcaaaaaatgtaaacattttcag aGATCCTGAACCAGCACAAAGAACTGCTACTTATTTGTCTTGGTCTCCCGAAGGGAGAAATAAATTGGCCGTTGCATATGCTATTCTTGAGTTTCAAGGTGCTCCAGGTGTTACAGTCAACAATTCCTACATATGGGACCTAG ATAATCCAAATCAACCGTTTTTGACTCTGAAACCATCTGCCTCACTACTCTGTGTAGAATATTGCCCTAAAGATCAGAATTTATTGGTTTCTGGATGTTATAATGGACAACTTG ctTTGTGGGATATCCGTAAAGGCTCTACTCCTGTTGAAGTGTCTCCAATTGAGAACAGCCATCGAGATCCGGTGTACAGTGCACTGTGGctacattcaaaaacaaacactgactGCTTCTCTGCCTCTACAGATGGCAGG ATAATGTGGTGGGACATCAGAAAGCTGAATGAACCAACAGAAAATCTTGTTCTTCATTTTTCAAAGAATCAGCCTCCAAGACTGGATAAGGCATTTGGAGCCTGCTGTTTGGAGTATGAAGCCACaatg CCAACAAAGTTTATGGTTGGAACAGAACAAGGTTCAGTTCTCTTGTGTAATCGTAAGGCAAAGTCACCAGTAGAGAAATTAACAGCAGTTTATAATGCTCATCTTGGACCTGTATATACCCTTCAAAGAAACCCATTTTTCCCAAAAAACTTTCTTACCATTGGTGACTGGACAGCTCGG ATTTGGTCTGAAGATATTCGAGAGTCTTCGATTTTATCAACAAG GTATTTCGACCAAGCTTTGACTGTTGGTTGCTGGAGTCCATGTCGTCCCTCAGTGTTTTTTGTCACTAAAAGCAGTGGATACTTAGATGTATGGGATATTCTTTACAAACAGATAGACCCAACTCTTTCTATCAAG gtgGCTGATGAAGCACTGTCCAGCATAGGAGTTCATGAAGAAGGACAACTAGTAGCCTGTGGATCAGAGAAGGGAGCAGTGTCTTTGTTAAAACTGTCCATAGCTCTGTCAAACATGAATAAGAATGACAAGGCTCTCATGACATCC TTACTAGACAGAGAATCTCGTCGTGAAAAGATAATTGAGGCAAGAAACCGCGAGTTTCGGCTTAAGgagaaaatgaaaaattctgTTGCAGGAGAACACGAAGATGTGAAAGTGGAAGAAACCCAAGAAGACGATTTAATCAAACAAGCAGAGAaagatttttataactttataaatagTGTATCGAAGCAGAGAgaagaaacagaagaaaatattcaCAATGATTAG